The DNA sequence GCCTACGTCCGCGGTGCGTCGGTGATCGGCCCGGACGTCCGCGTCGGCAACGCCGTCGAGGTGAAGAACTCGATCCTGATGGCCGGCGCGTCAGCCGGCCACCTGTCGTACGTCGGCGACTCCGTGGTCGGCCGCGACGCTAACCTCGGCGCTGGGACGACCGTCGCCAACCTCCGGCACGACGACGCGAACGTGAAGATGACCGTGAAGGGCGAACGCGTCGACACCGGCCGGCGGAAGCTCGGCGTCGTCCTCGGGGACGAGGCCAAGACGGGGATCAACACCAGCCTCAACGCCGGAACGAAGCTCGGTGCGGGGGCGATGACCCGCCCCGGCGAGGCGGTGATGGAGGACAGAGGGGATTCGATATGAAAGCAGTCATTTTGGCGGCCGGCGAGGGACAGCGGCTCGAACCGCTGACGAACCGCCGGCCCAAGCCGATGGTACCGATCGCGAACCAGCCGCTGCTCGAGTACGTCGTCGAGGCGGTGTCGGACGCCGGCATCGACGAGGTCGTCCTCGTCGTCGGCTACAAGCGCGAGCGCATCCAGACGTACTTCGGCGACGGCCACCGCTGGGGCGTCGACATCGAGTACGCCGTCCAGGAGAAACAGCTCGGCACCGGCCACGCCGTCCTGCAGGCGAAGGAGCGCATCGACGACGAGTTCCTCGTGTTGAACGGCGACCGGATCATCACCGCGGACCTGGTCGAGCAACTCGTCGAGGCCCGCGCGGACACCGGCGACACGGTGCTGGGGCTGACGCGGGCCGACGAGCCGAGCGAGTACGGCGTCGTCACGCTCGACGGCGACCGCGTCGTCGGGATCACCGAAAAGCCCCGCGCCGCGGCAGCGCCCTCGGACATCGTCAACGCCGGCGTGTACGCGTTCGACGGCTCGGTGTTCGACGCGATCCGTGCGATAGACGTCGGCCCGACCGGCGAACTCGCGCTCACGTCCGCGATCGAGGAACTCGTCGACCGCGGGACCGTCCGCGGCCTCCGTTACCGGGGGCTCTGGGTCGACGTGTCGTACCTGTGGGACGTGACCGAGGTGACTGCCCGGGTACTCGACGAGACGGCGGACGCGACACAGCACGGATCGGTCGAGCCGGGGGCACACGTCGCCGACGACGTGCGGATCGGGTCGAACACCCGCATCGGTGCCAACGCGACGGTCCGCCACGGCACCGCGCTGGGCGACAACGTCTCGGTCGGGGCCAACGCCGTCCTCTCGAACGTCGTCGCCTTCGACGACGCGACGATCGGCGACGGCGCGGTGCTCCGGGACTGCGTCGTCGCCGAGAACGCCACGGTCGGACCGAACGCGACGGTGCCGGGCGGCCCGGCCGACGTGATCGTCGACGGGACGGTGTACGAGGACGTGGATCTCGGCGCGGTCGTCGGCGACAACGCCAGCGCCGGTGCCGGCGTTGTCTTCGACGAGGGGACCGTGGTCGGCGACGGCGCTCGCGTCGGCGACGGCGTCACCGTCTCCGGGCGCGTGCCGCCGAACGCGGAGGTGCGGAGGGGGTAACATGTGTGGGATCGTCGGCTACGTCGGCCCGCAGTCCCCCCTCTCCGTCGTCGCGACCGGCCTGAAGAACCTGGAGTACCGCGGCTACGACTCCGCGGGCGTCGCGCTCAACGACGGAAGCATCGAGGTGTACAAGCAGGAGGGCGAGATCGACGACCTCGAACTCCCGGCGTCCACGGACGCCCGGGTCGGCGTCGGCCACACGCGCTGGTCGACCCACGGCGAACCGACCGACGCGAACGCGCATCCCCACACCGACTGCGACGGTCGGATCGCGGTCGTCCACAACGGGATCATCGAGAACTACGACGCCCTGAAGGGCGAACTGGACGGTCACCGGTTCACCAGCGAGACGGACACCGAGGTCATCCCGCACCTGATCGAGGAGGTGTACGACGGGTCGGACCTCGTCGGCGCGGTCCAGGCCGTCCTCGGCCGACTCGAGGGGAGTTACGCCTTTGCGGTCACCGCGGTCGGGTACGACGGGATGGTCGCCGCACGGATGGACAGCCCGCTCGTCGTCGGGCACGGCGAGGACGGCAACTTCCTCGCCAGCGACGTGACCGCGTTCCTCGAACACACGCGCGACGTGTCCTACATCGAGGACGGCGACGTGGTCGCGGTCGACGCCGACGGCGTGACGGTGTACGCCGACGGCGCGGTCGTCGAGCGCCCGGTCAACACTGTCGACTGGGAGGCCGAGGCCGCCGAGAAGGGCGGCTACGACCACTACATGTTGAAGGAGATCCACGAGCAACCCCGGTCGCTCCGGCAGACGCTGTCCGGCCGGGTCGACGCGGTCAACGGCGACGTGGACCTGGACGTCGACCTGCCCGAGCAGTACCTCCAGTCCGTCGAGGAGATACAGATCGTCGCCTGCGGCACCTCCTACCACGCCGGGCTGTACGCACAGCAACTGATCGAGTCGCTGGCGGACGTGCGCGTCACGGTCCACGTCGCCAGCGAGTACGACTTCACCGGCGGCCGGGATCCGTGGCGCACGCTCGTCCTCGCGGTCACCCAGAGCGGCGAGACGGCGGACACGCTGTCGGCAATGCGCGAGGCGGCCCGCGCCGGCGCGCGGACGCTGGCGGTGACCAACACCGTCGGCAGCACCGCCGCCCGCGAGGCCGACGACGCGCTGTACATCCGCGCCGGCCCGGAGATCGGCGTCGCCGCGACCAAGACGTTCGCCGCGCAGGTGACGACGCTCACCCTGCTGTCGGCCTACCTCGGCCGCGAGCGCGGCTCCCTCTCGGCCAGCGACGCGGGGGACCTGCTGGAGAACGCCCGCGGGCTACCCGGGGCGATCCAGCAGATCCTCGACGTTGAGGACGCCATTCGCGAGGTCGCCGAGGAGTACGTCGACGGCGACGGCTTCTTCTTCGTCGGCCGGAAGCTCGGCTGCCCGGTGGCGCTGGAGGGGGCGCTGAAGCTGAAGGAGATATCCTACGCCCACGCCGAGGGGTTCGCCGCCGGCGAGCTGAAACACGGCACGCTCGCGCTGGTGACGCCCGAGACGCCGGTGCTGGCGGTCCTCACCGAGGGGGCGAACCCGGGCGCGACCCTGAACAACGTCAAGGAGGTCGAGTCCCGCGGCGCGCCGGTGATCGGCGTCACCTCGCACGACGACGCCGAGAAGTTCCTCGACGCCTCCTTTGCGGTGCCCGACCTCGGCCGGCTGGAGCCGCTGCTGGCGAACGTCTACCTCCAGCTGTTCGCCTACCACGTGGCGAAGATCAAGGGGCGGTCCATCGACAAGCCGCGGAACCTGGCCAAGAGCGTCACGGTGGAGTAGCCCGGGCCGGCGCTCCGCCTACCAGGTCAGCCCCTCGTACACGTCGAGTTCGTCCTTGTCGACGTCGATCCGCCGGCCGTCGACCACGACCTTTCGTGTCATCCCGGAGTAATCCAGATCGTCGAACTCCGGCCAGTCGGTCGCGACCATTGCGGCGTCGGCGTCCGCCAGCGCGTCGGCGGCCGAGTCGGCGTAGGTCACGTCCGGGTACGTTTCGCGGGCGTTGTCCATCGCCACGGGGTCGTACGCGACCACGTCCGCGCCGCGGTCCCGGAGGTGCCCGACGAGATCCATCGCACGGGAGCCACGCACGTCGTCGGTGCCGGGCTTGAACGCGACGCCCAGCACCGCGACGCGAGCGCCGTCGGGGTCGACGTGGTCCGCGAGGAGGTCGACCATCCGGCGCGGCTGCAGGTCGTTGACGGCGACGACGGCGTTCAGGAGTTCCGGCTCGTACCCCTGTTCGCGGGCGACCGCCCTGACTGCGTCCACGTCCTTCGGGAAGCAGGAGCCGCCCCAGCCGAGGCCGGACCGGAGGAACTGCGCGGAGATGCGGTCGTCCATGCCGACGGCGTCGAACACGTCGTAGGCGTCGACCCCCAGCTCCTTGCAGACGTTGCCCAGTTCGTTCACCAGCGACACCTTCGACGCCAGCATCGCGTTGTTGGCGTACTTGATCATCTCGGCCTCGCGGAGCCCGGTGTTGACGACCGGCGCGTCGACGACCGGCTCGTACAGTTCGTCGAGCAGGTCGCGAACCCACGCCTGTTCCGTTCCGAACACGATCTTGTCCGGGTTCAGGAAGTCCGACACGGCCGTGCTCATCCGCAGGAACTCGGGGTTCATCCCGAGCCCCAGGTCCTCGCCGACGGTCTTGCCGGACGACGCGGCGACTGTGGGTCCGATCGTCCCGTCGGTCGTTCCCGGGACGACCGTGCTCTTGGTGACGACGGCGTGGCGGCCGTCCTTCGCGGCCAGTGCCTCGCCGAGCGCCTCCGCGCCGGCCTCCATGACCGAGAGGTCGATGCTACCGTCGTCGCGCGACGGCGTCGGGAGACAGAGCAGCGTGAGGTCGGTCTCGACGACCGCGTCGTAGTCGGTCGTCGCGCGCAGGCCGTCGCCCGCGGTCCGCTCGATGCGTTCCCCCAGTCCGTCCTCGTGGATCGGCGCGTCGCCTGCGTTGATCGTCTCGACGACCGACTCGTCGATGTCGATGTTCACTACCTCGTGCCCAGCGTCCGCGAGGCAGGCGGCGACGGTAGTGCCGACGTAGCCGCTGCCGACGATGGAGACGTTCACGAGTTCATCACCAAGGGTTCGTACCACTCGCGGTTTGCACGGTACCACTCGACGAACCGGGCGACGCCGTCGCGGATGCTCACGCTCGGCTCGTAGTCGAGCAGTTCGCGGGCCTTGGAGACGTCGGCGTGGGTGTGGCGGGCGTCGGCCTCGTTGGCGTCGGTGTACTCGATGTCCACGTCGGCCCCGGTTTCGGCGACGATGTGGTCGGCCAGTTCCTGGATGGTGATGTTGCCGCCGGAGCCGACGTTTACCGCCTCGCCGTCGGCCGCGTCGGTCTCCAGCAGCGCGAGGTTCGCGTCGACGATGTCCGAGATGTACGTGAAGTCGCGGGTCTGCTGGCCGTCGCCGTAGATGACGGGCGGCTCGCCGTTGAGACAGCGCGACGTGAAGTTGGTGATCGCCATGTTGGGTCGCATCCGCGGGCCGTACACGGTGAAGTGGCGCAAGCTGACTGTCGCCACGTCGTGGAGATCGTTCCACACCCGGCAGTGGTGCTCGGCGCTGAGGTTGGTGACCGCGTACGGGCTCTGGGGGTAGTTGGGATGCTCTTCGTCGTAGGGGAGGTAGTCGACCTCCCCGTACACCGACGAGGAGGAGGCGTTGACGACGCGTTCGACGCCGTGGTCCTCGGCGGCCTCCAGGACGGTCAACAGCCCGCCGACGTTGTTCTCGGTGTACGCCTTCGGGTTCTCGACGCTCGTGCGGACGCCGGCCTTCGCCGCCTCGTGGTACACGAATTCGATGTCGTCGCCCGCGACCACGTTCCGGACGAGGTCTTCGTTAGTGATCGAGCCTTCCACGAACCGGAAGCGGTCACCGCCGGCATCGCGACACCGGTCCAGATTGTGCTCCTTGATCCCGAGGTCGTAGTACGGGTCCATTTTGTCGAGTACCGTCACCCGGTGCCCGTCGGATAGCAGTCGCTCGGCGACGTGGGAGCCAATAAAGCCCGCGCCACCCGTCACGAGGACGTTCATACACCACCTGTCGGCGAGGACGGGTTTGTTGTTTCCGGTATTTTCGGGGGTCAGCTCTCGCCTGTCTCGGTTGTCGCGGCCTCCGCTCCTCCGTCCTCGGACAGGCGCTCCTCGACCCGGTCGCGGTCCTCGGGATAGCCCACGTCGACCCGCCAGCCGTCCATCCGGATCGCGTCGATGGTACGCCCGGACTGGATGAGCAGGTCGACGGCGTCGGGCAGTTCGTACTCGCCGCGGTCGCTCGGCTGGACGAGGTGGCAGGCGTGGAAGATGGCCGGAGTGAAGGCGTAGAAGCCGGTCATCACGAGGTTCGACGGCGGATCGTCGGGTTTCTCGACCAGTTCGACGATCTCGCCGTAGCCGTTCGTGTCGCAGACGCCGTACCGCGACGCCTCCTCGATCGGTACCTCCTCGACGAGGAACGCGGCGTCGGCGCGGTCCTCCTGCATGCGGTTGACCACGTCGCCGAGGTTCGCGCGGAACACGTTGTCGCCGAGCATCAGCACGAACTCCTCGTCGACGTGCGGCTCGGCCTGGAGGAGCGCGTGTGCGAGGCCCAGCTGCTCGCGCTGGTGGGCGTAGGTGATCGGGACGCCGCGGTACTCGTCGTCGTACCGCTCCATGATCTTCTGTTTCTTGTAGCCGACGACGACGACGAACTCGTCGACGCCGACCTCGATGAGGTTGTCGAACACGTCCTCGATGAGCGGCTTCCCGTCGACTTCCACCATCACTTTCGGCTTGTCGTCCGTGAGCGGGCGGAGGCGGGTGCCCTTGCCCGCGGCGAGGATGACGGCCTGCATGTTCGGAAACGCGACCCGGAGCGGTAATAAACGTGTCCTCTGTGTCCGGTGAGTGCGGAGAGGCCGGGGGTTTCACGGGTCGAGTGTCGGAGTCCCCTACACGTATCCCAGGTCTTCGAGACGTTGGCGGGTCGCGTCGCTCGCCCCCTCGATCCCCTTGCCTTTGGCCCGGACGCCGGCGTCGCTCACGTCGGCAAACGCCTCCTCGACCCGGGAGCGGACGGCGTCGGGATCCGCGTCCACGGCGTAACTCGTTTGCGCGTCCCGGACCACGACCCGCCGGGCGCGGTCGCGCCAGGTCACGTCCTTCACCACCGTGCCGTCCTCCACGGTCAGGACGGCGCGGGCCGTGGCGGTGTACGGTCGGAGGTCGTCGATGTACTGCCCTGCCCGGTCCAGGAGTGCGTCGTTGAGGCCGACCGCCGAGACCAGGACCGGCCCCTCGGGCACGAAGCTCTCCGGACCGGCAGTCCCCTCCCGCGACTCGGCCACGACGTCCGGGAACCGGGTCAGCGTCGCCGGCTCGGTAACCGTTGCCCCCTCGGTCTGGCCCGGGTACTTCACGAGCAGGGGCACGTGGGTGACGCCCTCGTGGATTGCGACGCCGTGTTCGGCGACACGGACGTCGCGGATCTCGCTGCGCTCGCCGAACCCTTCGCCGTGGTCGCTCGTGACGACAACGAGCGTCTCGTCCAGCGATCCGCGCTCAGCCAGCGTCTCGACGATCCGGCGCAACTGCGCGTCCATCTGGGCGATCGCCCCGTCGTAGAGTCCCTCCAGGGCGCGCCGCTTCCACCAGGGCTCCTGTCCGCCGAGGAACACCCACTTTAGATCCTCGAGGTCGTCCTGTATCTCCCTGGCGTCCGGCCCGCCCCAGTGATCGAACTCGGGGTCCGGCTCGTACGGGATGTGGGCGTCCATGAAGTTGATACAGGCTGCCCACGGGCCGTCCTGCTCGCGCTCCCAGTCCAGAAACAGGTCCGCGTACACGTCTGCCGGCGTGCTGGTTCGCAGCGATTCGGGAAGCAGCCAGGGGAAGTCCCAGGTGAGCTTCGTGACCAGACCGTTGGTGAGCGACCGCACGGGCTGGTCGCCGCCGAGGCTCGCCTTCAGATACTCGCGGTACTGTCCCTGACCCTCCTCGGCGACGAACGATTTCGGGTCGACGGCGTCCGGGAACGGAACGTTGCGCGGCCCCTCGACGGTGTCGAACCCGTCCTTGAGGCCGACCTCTACGTCGGTTACCCATGTGTTCTCGGAGAAGACACCGGTCGCGTAACCGTCGTCGCGGAGTCGCTCGAAGACGGAGTAGCCGCCAGCGAGACTATCGCCCGCCGAGGTAATGTTGTGCTGCTCGACGTGAAGCCCGGTGAAGATGCTCATGTGGCTCGTGAGGCTCTTCGCGCCCGGCGACCGCGCCTGGGTGTAGGTGGTCGCCCGGTCGGCGAACGTCTCACAGAACGGCGTCGTCCCGTTCCCTGCGCCGCCGAGCGAACAGTTCCTGGCCCGCACACTGTCCAAGATAACGAGAAGAACGTTCGCCGCCATAGTCGGGGTCCGAAGGAGACGATTATATGTGTGTCGATATCTGCGACCGGCTACATGTACCCGAGGTCCTGAAGCTGCTGCTCCACCTCGCTCCCTCCGTCGAGGCTTCCCCGTTCGTAGTCGTCGAGGTGGTCGTGACGGGACAGTTCGGCCTCGATAGCGCCGCGAACGTCGAGGACACTGTCGATCGTCGACACCATCTCCGGCGACGTTCCGGCGACCATCGCCACGTCGGTGTGGACGCCGTTCTGGAGGCCGTGGTCGCTCACCAGCAGCAGTTCGTCCTCGGGTCCGAGGTCGCTCCGGAGTTCTCCGACGAACTCGTTGAGTTCGTCGTACGCCGCTTTCCGGAGGTCGGGCAGGTCGTACGTCACATGGCCGATCAGATCGAGCCCGCTCGTGTACCCGAAGACGAGTTCGTGTCGGCCACCGCGCAGGCCACGCCGTAC is a window from the Halostella salina genome containing:
- the glmU gene encoding bifunctional sugar-1-phosphate nucleotidylyltransferase/acetyltransferase, whose protein sequence is MKAVILAAGEGQRLEPLTNRRPKPMVPIANQPLLEYVVEAVSDAGIDEVVLVVGYKRERIQTYFGDGHRWGVDIEYAVQEKQLGTGHAVLQAKERIDDEFLVLNGDRIITADLVEQLVEARADTGDTVLGLTRADEPSEYGVVTLDGDRVVGITEKPRAAAAPSDIVNAGVYAFDGSVFDAIRAIDVGPTGELALTSAIEELVDRGTVRGLRYRGLWVDVSYLWDVTEVTARVLDETADATQHGSVEPGAHVADDVRIGSNTRIGANATVRHGTALGDNVSVGANAVLSNVVAFDDATIGDGAVLRDCVVAENATVGPNATVPGGPADVIVDGTVYEDVDLGAVVGDNASAGAGVVFDEGTVVGDGARVGDGVTVSGRVPPNAEVRRG
- the glmS gene encoding glutamine--fructose-6-phosphate transaminase (isomerizing): MCGIVGYVGPQSPLSVVATGLKNLEYRGYDSAGVALNDGSIEVYKQEGEIDDLELPASTDARVGVGHTRWSTHGEPTDANAHPHTDCDGRIAVVHNGIIENYDALKGELDGHRFTSETDTEVIPHLIEEVYDGSDLVGAVQAVLGRLEGSYAFAVTAVGYDGMVAARMDSPLVVGHGEDGNFLASDVTAFLEHTRDVSYIEDGDVVAVDADGVTVYADGAVVERPVNTVDWEAEAAEKGGYDHYMLKEIHEQPRSLRQTLSGRVDAVNGDVDLDVDLPEQYLQSVEEIQIVACGTSYHAGLYAQQLIESLADVRVTVHVASEYDFTGGRDPWRTLVLAVTQSGETADTLSAMREAARAGARTLAVTNTVGSTAAREADDALYIRAGPEIGVAATKTFAAQVTTLTLLSAYLGRERGSLSASDAGDLLENARGLPGAIQQILDVEDAIREVAEEYVDGDGFFFVGRKLGCPVALEGALKLKEISYAHAEGFAAGELKHGTLALVTPETPVLAVLTEGANPGATLNNVKEVESRGAPVIGVTSHDDAEKFLDASFAVPDLGRLEPLLANVYLQLFAYHVAKIKGRSIDKPRNLAKSVTVE
- the aglM gene encoding UDP-glucose 6-dehydrogenase AglM; amino-acid sequence: MNVSIVGSGYVGTTVAACLADAGHEVVNIDIDESVVETINAGDAPIHEDGLGERIERTAGDGLRATTDYDAVVETDLTLLCLPTPSRDDGSIDLSVMEAGAEALGEALAAKDGRHAVVTKSTVVPGTTDGTIGPTVAASSGKTVGEDLGLGMNPEFLRMSTAVSDFLNPDKIVFGTEQAWVRDLLDELYEPVVDAPVVNTGLREAEMIKYANNAMLASKVSLVNELGNVCKELGVDAYDVFDAVGMDDRISAQFLRSGLGWGGSCFPKDVDAVRAVAREQGYEPELLNAVVAVNDLQPRRMVDLLADHVDPDGARVAVLGVAFKPGTDDVRGSRAMDLVGHLRDRGADVVAYDPVAMDNARETYPDVTYADSAADALADADAAMVATDWPEFDDLDYSGMTRKVVVDGRRIDVDKDELDVYEGLTW
- a CDS encoding GDP-mannose 4,6-dehydratase, which encodes MNVLVTGGAGFIGSHVAERLLSDGHRVTVLDKMDPYYDLGIKEHNLDRCRDAGGDRFRFVEGSITNEDLVRNVVAGDDIEFVYHEAAKAGVRTSVENPKAYTENNVGGLLTVLEAAEDHGVERVVNASSSSVYGEVDYLPYDEEHPNYPQSPYAVTNLSAEHHCRVWNDLHDVATVSLRHFTVYGPRMRPNMAITNFTSRCLNGEPPVIYGDGQQTRDFTYISDIVDANLALLETDAADGEAVNVGSGGNITIQELADHIVAETGADVDIEYTDANEADARHTHADVSKARELLDYEPSVSIRDGVARFVEWYRANREWYEPLVMNS
- the aglF gene encoding UTP--glucose-1-phosphate uridylyltransferase AglF, which produces MQAVILAAGKGTRLRPLTDDKPKVMVEVDGKPLIEDVFDNLIEVGVDEFVVVVGYKKQKIMERYDDEYRGVPITYAHQREQLGLAHALLQAEPHVDEEFVLMLGDNVFRANLGDVVNRMQEDRADAAFLVEEVPIEEASRYGVCDTNGYGEIVELVEKPDDPPSNLVMTGFYAFTPAIFHACHLVQPSDRGEYELPDAVDLLIQSGRTIDAIRMDGWRVDVGYPEDRDRVEERLSEDGGAEAATTETGES
- a CDS encoding sulfatase-like hydrolase/transferase, producing the protein MAANVLLVILDSVRARNCSLGGAGNGTTPFCETFADRATTYTQARSPGAKSLTSHMSIFTGLHVEQHNITSAGDSLAGGYSVFERLRDDGYATGVFSENTWVTDVEVGLKDGFDTVEGPRNVPFPDAVDPKSFVAEEGQGQYREYLKASLGGDQPVRSLTNGLVTKLTWDFPWLLPESLRTSTPADVYADLFLDWEREQDGPWAACINFMDAHIPYEPDPEFDHWGGPDAREIQDDLEDLKWVFLGGQEPWWKRRALEGLYDGAIAQMDAQLRRIVETLAERGSLDETLVVVTSDHGEGFGERSEIRDVRVAEHGVAIHEGVTHVPLLVKYPGQTEGATVTEPATLTRFPDVVAESREGTAGPESFVPEGPVLVSAVGLNDALLDRAGQYIDDLRPYTATARAVLTVEDGTVVKDVTWRDRARRVVVRDAQTSYAVDADPDAVRSRVEEAFADVSDAGVRAKGKGIEGASDATRQRLEDLGYV